The Flammeovirga agarivorans genome has a window encoding:
- a CDS encoding TerD family protein, with protein MKSDILKVALRKNALVVPTQWKTRISGSHLHHTTTLLVANCTKLGFTFSEELLKEVNQCSQETLLEILDLIKEVTGVNKNWTPLVRQWDIPTGASIKNYIITLFAQLFQHQNGVTLECGHHIPEHTFPLERYNGCPFCGTPFQFDQLDLQPSKNKLKVLKLWSMDQLKEYLADLLASPVALDATQREDLKILINEFGVLPHTDIKIKETLMFVIDALVEEGKIEEVNALFKSPNDILRYLWFKHTGFLQLVEPKVIVRRNKKNSYHLHSASDQSTLAEEKAKNKLKLKFTRKECRQYAFWLNSLSMDIQSQCELMHSKRNIWVRVIRALRLSEYSKRKGFSQLSLLMDTFYNEKYEVWQGKVDHFRMKSDAENTFQILKKRPGIFARSLFSNMLWFGGDITIQHFEDIMDQVPLRLVFTLDMYAENYFDKNVSRSVNPLGGVNKMIPPNKLLQLYTHEELSNMQELVKDLSLKCMKKKFLAENNEHSTIYIEESLFNIPIAIGDRSETVQDISCGLMGTRFKVEGDTVRLFLQWGEGLSAQHLDMDLSCHVAYEGKSEFCSYSQLTIPGCQHSGDIQYIPEKVGTAEYIDVDLSRLEKLNAKYVTFTCNSYTNGSLSPNLVVGWMNSKHPMKISESGVAYDPTTVQHQVRINQTLTKGLVFGVLAIETREIIWLEMSFQGQLIRNLNTEGVEALIKKLDAKLKIGQLLKLKSEVQSLTVVDNIEEADEVYDIDWSRNTAEVSRVFLGA; from the coding sequence ATGAAATCAGATATATTAAAAGTAGCGTTAAGAAAAAACGCATTGGTAGTTCCTACACAATGGAAAACGAGAATTAGTGGATCTCACTTACATCATACCACTACATTATTGGTGGCCAATTGTACTAAATTAGGCTTTACATTTTCTGAGGAACTATTGAAAGAAGTGAATCAATGTTCTCAAGAAACTCTATTAGAGATTTTGGACCTCATAAAAGAAGTCACAGGAGTAAATAAGAATTGGACTCCCTTGGTTAGACAATGGGATATACCTACTGGTGCGTCAATTAAAAATTATATTATTACACTATTTGCTCAGTTATTTCAACATCAAAATGGGGTGACTTTAGAATGTGGCCATCATATACCAGAGCACACTTTTCCATTGGAACGATACAACGGGTGTCCATTTTGTGGTACTCCGTTTCAATTTGATCAATTAGACTTACAGCCATCAAAGAATAAGTTGAAGGTATTGAAACTATGGTCTATGGATCAATTAAAAGAGTATTTAGCAGATCTTCTCGCTTCTCCTGTTGCTTTAGATGCCACTCAAAGAGAGGATTTAAAAATCTTGATCAATGAGTTTGGTGTACTACCTCATACAGATATTAAAATAAAAGAAACGCTAATGTTTGTGATAGATGCATTAGTCGAAGAGGGTAAAATTGAGGAAGTGAATGCATTGTTTAAATCACCAAATGATATTCTTAGATATTTATGGTTTAAACATACGGGTTTCCTTCAGCTTGTTGAGCCAAAAGTGATCGTTCGCCGCAATAAGAAAAATTCATACCATTTACATTCAGCATCAGACCAAAGTACGCTTGCAGAAGAAAAAGCGAAAAATAAACTTAAGCTGAAATTTACAAGAAAGGAGTGTCGTCAATATGCATTTTGGTTAAATAGCCTTTCGATGGATATTCAGTCTCAATGTGAACTAATGCACTCGAAAAGAAACATTTGGGTGAGAGTGATTAGAGCATTACGGTTATCAGAATATAGCAAAAGAAAAGGCTTTAGTCAGTTATCTCTTTTAATGGATACTTTTTATAATGAAAAGTATGAGGTATGGCAGGGTAAAGTGGATCATTTCAGAATGAAATCAGATGCTGAAAATACTTTTCAGATATTGAAAAAAAGACCAGGAATTTTTGCTCGCTCATTGTTTTCTAATATGCTTTGGTTTGGTGGAGATATCACTATCCAACATTTCGAAGATATTATGGATCAAGTTCCATTACGACTAGTATTTACTTTAGATATGTATGCTGAAAATTATTTTGATAAGAATGTATCAAGGTCAGTGAATCCTTTGGGAGGAGTAAATAAAATGATTCCTCCTAATAAGTTGCTTCAATTGTATACCCATGAAGAACTAAGCAATATGCAGGAATTGGTAAAAGACCTTAGTTTGAAATGTATGAAAAAGAAGTTTTTGGCTGAGAATAATGAACATTCAACAATATATATTGAAGAGAGTCTATTTAATATTCCTATTGCCATTGGAGACCGTTCGGAAACGGTTCAGGATATTTCTTGTGGATTAATGGGAACTCGATTTAAGGTGGAGGGAGATACGGTTAGGTTATTTTTACAGTGGGGAGAGGGATTATCGGCTCAACACTTAGATATGGATTTAAGTTGTCATGTTGCCTATGAAGGTAAATCAGAATTTTGCTCATATTCTCAATTAACAATTCCAGGATGTCAGCACAGTGGAGATATACAGTATATCCCTGAAAAAGTGGGGACCGCCGAATATATAGATGTAGATCTTTCTAGGTTAGAAAAGCTCAATGCAAAGTATGTTACTTTCACCTGCAACTCTTACACAAATGGTAGTTTATCTCCGAATCTAGTTGTTGGCTGGATGAATAGTAAACATCCTATGAAAATCTCTGAAAGTGGAGTGGCTTACGACCCGACAACGGTCCAACATCAAGTGAGAATAAATCAGACTTTAACGAAAGGATTGGTATTTGGAGTTTTAGCAATTGAAACAAGAGAAATCATTTGGTTAGAAATGAGTTTTCAAGGGCAATTGATTCGTAATTTAAATACAGAAGGTGTAGAAGCCTTGATCAAAAAACTTGATGCTAAATTAAAAATTGGTCAATTATTGAAGCTTAAATCTGAAGTACAAAGTTTGACGGTTGTTGATAATATAGAAGAAGCAGATGAAGTGTATGATATTGACTGGTCAAGAAATACGGCTGAAGTATCGAGAGTATTTTTAGGAGCTTGA
- a CDS encoding alpha-L-fucosidase, which produces MKKFTLFLILASLVFTSSAQTWEQMNASKKEAMEHFNEDKFGMFIHWGLYSILGGMYKGQKIDDIKSPDPGVAEWIQARARISRDEYSKLVDEFNPVKFDAEEYVLLLKNAGMKYLVITSKHHDGFALFDSKHSTFDIGSTPFKRDIIQELYNACQKHNIDFGVYYSHNIDWNDANDCNIKNYLDYTGEVWPEPADFKGKKRRTMGANLWDPSPNTFDDYLYNKAFPQVRELLTRFPNIKFMWYDFAHFLTKYQSFQFYKTVYDINPNVIVTDRVGHGLGDYKIPGDNKIPTVEEMEGKPWETVGTFNHSWGYKEYDNDWKSPYELIYWLTAIASRGGNYMLNIGPKGDGSIPAQNIENLKALGKWTSVNGKAIYGTHKWKINQESAEIDKNEKGYGFKEKFTPSDFWFTAKGDKVYAIALERGKTALIKSFANEDIKDVKLLGYDKKLKWKQTDDGLSIVLPKNKDNQIGFAVEVTLSNSL; this is translated from the coding sequence ATGAAAAAATTCACTCTATTTTTAATATTAGCAAGTCTGGTATTTACCTCCTCAGCACAAACTTGGGAACAAATGAATGCTTCAAAAAAAGAAGCAATGGAACATTTTAATGAAGATAAATTTGGAATGTTTATTCATTGGGGACTGTACTCCATTTTAGGAGGAATGTATAAAGGTCAAAAAATTGATGATATAAAAAGTCCAGATCCTGGTGTTGCAGAGTGGATTCAAGCAAGAGCTAGAATTTCTAGAGATGAATATTCAAAACTAGTTGATGAATTCAATCCTGTAAAATTTGATGCAGAGGAGTATGTGTTGCTATTAAAAAATGCAGGAATGAAATACTTGGTCATAACTTCTAAGCATCATGATGGTTTTGCACTTTTTGATTCTAAACATAGCACATTTGATATAGGTTCTACTCCTTTTAAAAGAGATATCATCCAAGAATTATACAATGCCTGTCAGAAACATAATATTGATTTTGGGGTATACTATTCCCATAATATCGATTGGAATGATGCGAACGATTGTAACATTAAAAATTACTTAGATTATACGGGAGAAGTTTGGCCAGAACCTGCCGACTTTAAAGGAAAAAAACGCAGAACAATGGGGGCAAATCTTTGGGATCCATCACCAAATACATTTGATGACTACTTATATAACAAGGCGTTTCCTCAAGTGAGGGAATTACTCACAAGGTTCCCAAATATTAAATTTATGTGGTACGATTTTGCTCACTTTTTAACGAAATACCAAAGTTTTCAATTTTATAAAACGGTGTACGATATCAACCCTAATGTGATTGTTACTGATAGAGTGGGGCATGGTTTGGGTGACTACAAAATTCCAGGGGATAATAAAATTCCAACAGTAGAAGAAATGGAAGGCAAACCTTGGGAGACAGTAGGAACTTTCAACCATTCTTGGGGGTACAAAGAATATGATAACGATTGGAAATCTCCTTATGAGTTAATCTATTGGCTTACTGCTATTGCTTCGAGAGGAGGCAATTACATGTTAAATATTGGACCTAAAGGTGACGGATCTATTCCAGCACAAAACATTGAAAACTTAAAAGCTTTAGGCAAGTGGACTAGCGTAAATGGTAAAGCAATTTATGGAACGCATAAGTGGAAAATTAATCAGGAGAGTGCTGAAATAGATAAGAACGAAAAAGGCTACGGCTTTAAAGAAAAGTTTACTCCATCTGATTTCTGGTTTACAGCAAAAGGAGATAAAGTATACGCTATCGCTTTAGAAAGAGGTAAAACAGCTCTTATTAAAAGTTTTGCCAATGAGGATATCAAAGACGTAAAACTGTTAGGTTACGATAAGAAATTAAAATGGAAACAAACTGATGATGGGTTATCAATTGTTCTACCTAAAAATAAAGATAATCAAATTGGTTTTGCTGTAGAGGTAACATTAAGTAACTCATTATAG